The following are encoded together in the Halomonas halophila genome:
- a CDS encoding flagellar basal body P-ring protein FlgI: MILLALPAQAERLRELASFAGVRDNALVGYGLVVGLDGTGDRTTQAPFTGQSLTNMLSQLGITVPAGTNMQLRNVAAVMVTAEMPAFARPGQNLDVVVSSVGNADSLRGGTLLMTPLKGADGSVYALAQGNLLVGGAGAAAGGSSVQVNQQGGGRIANGATVEREVPLDLGANGGLLELQLQTDDFGTAQRAVSAINQEFGRVVASARNARVIALDGPLDPNARVNFMARVENVQVTPTEEPARVVLNSRTGSVVLNGQVALRRAAVAQGNLSIVIDSDVDVSQPNPFGNGQTVVTQDAEISIQQQPGTLKVVEGADLMEVVDALNSLGATPNDLMSILEALKEAGSLRAELEII; encoded by the coding sequence ATGATCCTGTTGGCACTGCCGGCCCAGGCCGAGCGACTGCGAGAGCTGGCCAGCTTCGCCGGCGTGCGCGACAACGCCCTGGTCGGCTACGGCCTGGTGGTTGGGCTCGACGGCACCGGCGACCGCACCACCCAGGCGCCCTTCACCGGCCAGAGCCTGACCAACATGCTCTCCCAGCTCGGCATCACCGTGCCGGCGGGCACCAACATGCAGCTGCGCAACGTGGCGGCGGTGATGGTCACGGCCGAGATGCCGGCCTTCGCCCGCCCCGGGCAGAACCTCGACGTGGTGGTGTCCTCGGTGGGCAACGCCGACAGCCTGCGCGGCGGCACCCTGCTGATGACCCCGCTGAAGGGCGCCGACGGCAGCGTCTACGCCCTGGCCCAGGGCAACCTGCTGGTCGGTGGTGCGGGGGCGGCGGCCGGCGGTTCCAGCGTGCAGGTCAACCAGCAAGGCGGGGGGCGCATCGCCAACGGCGCCACCGTGGAGCGCGAGGTGCCCCTCGACCTGGGCGCCAACGGCGGACTGCTCGAGCTGCAGCTCCAGACCGACGACTTCGGCACCGCCCAGCGGGCGGTCAGCGCCATCAACCAGGAGTTCGGTCGTGTCGTGGCCTCGGCCCGCAACGCCCGGGTGATCGCCCTGGACGGCCCACTCGATCCCAACGCGCGGGTCAATTTCATGGCCCGGGTCGAGAACGTCCAGGTCACGCCCACCGAGGAACCGGCCCGCGTGGTACTCAACTCGCGGACCGGGTCGGTGGTGCTCAACGGCCAGGTGGCCCTGCGCCGGGCAGCGGTGGCCCAGGGCAACCTGTCGATCGTCATCGACAGCGACGTGGACGTCAGCCAGCCGAACCCGTTCGGCAACGGCCAGACCGTGGTGACCCAGGATGCCGAGATCAGCATCCAGCAGCAGCCCGGCACCCTCAAGGTCGTTGAGGGCGCGGACCTGATGGAGGTGGTCGACGCGCTCAACTCCTTGGGTGCCACGCCCAACGACCTGATGTCGATCCTCGAGGCCCTCAAGGAAGCGGGCTCGCTGCGCGCCGAACTGGAGATCATCTGA
- a CDS encoding flagellar basal body L-ring protein FlgH produces MIPGGAWRWLLVVALAVLGGCAQIPHASVVGEQERIEIPERPMARANGAIYQPRSGYQPLFEDRRPRMIGDILTIVLDEQVSASKNARSNADRNGSSSLELAQLPDALDTLAEYGFDVSGESDFQGGGGSQANNSFTGTITVTVIDVLGNGNLRVRGEKQIAINQGTEFIRFGGVVNPRDITGENTVPSTSVADARIEYVGDGYINEAQHMGWLQRFFLNVSPF; encoded by the coding sequence ATGATTCCGGGTGGTGCATGGCGCTGGCTGCTGGTCGTGGCACTGGCGGTGTTGGGGGGCTGTGCGCAGATTCCCCACGCCTCGGTGGTCGGCGAGCAGGAGCGGATCGAGATTCCGGAGCGGCCGATGGCGCGCGCCAACGGGGCCATCTACCAGCCGCGCAGCGGTTATCAGCCGCTGTTCGAGGATCGTCGTCCGCGGATGATCGGCGACATCCTGACCATCGTGCTGGACGAACAGGTCAGCGCCAGCAAGAACGCCCGCTCGAACGCCGACCGCAACGGCTCGTCCAGCCTCGAGCTGGCCCAGCTGCCGGATGCCCTCGATACCCTGGCGGAGTACGGCTTCGATGTCTCCGGGGAGAGCGACTTCCAGGGCGGCGGTGGCTCCCAGGCCAACAACTCCTTCACCGGCACCATCACCGTGACCGTGATCGACGTGCTGGGCAACGGCAACCTGCGGGTGCGCGGCGAGAAGCAGATCGCCATCAACCAGGGCACCGAGTTCATCCGCTTCGGCGGGGTGGTCAATCCCCGCGACATCACCGGCGAGAACACCGTGCCCTCGACCTCGGTGGCCGACGCCCGCATCGAGTACGTCGGCGACGGCTACATCAACGAGGCGCAGCACATGGGCTGGCTGCAGCGCTTCTTCCTCAACGTCTCGCCCTTCTAG
- the flgG gene encoding flagellar basal-body rod protein FlgG: protein MIKSLWTAKTGLEAQQTKLDVISNNLANVNTNGFKQSRAVFEDLLYQNLRQPGAQTNAQDRLPSGMQVGTGVRPVATERLHTQGGLEQTGNSRDLAIEGRGFFQVMMPDGTTAYTRDGSFQLDQNGQMVTANGYPLEPGIVIPPNALSVNIGEDGIVSVKVPGDSELQEVGQVTLSTFVNPTGLESLGGNLYAETTASGPRTEDIPGMNGTGSIMQNYVETSNVSVVKEMVSMIQTQRAYEINSKAVQTSDEMLSRLAQL, encoded by the coding sequence ATGATCAAGTCACTATGGACGGCCAAGACCGGCCTGGAGGCCCAGCAGACCAAGCTGGACGTCATCTCCAACAACCTGGCCAACGTCAACACCAACGGCTTCAAGCAGTCCCGGGCGGTGTTCGAGGACCTGCTGTATCAGAACCTGCGCCAGCCCGGTGCTCAGACCAACGCCCAGGACCGGCTGCCGTCGGGCATGCAGGTCGGTACCGGCGTGCGTCCGGTGGCCACCGAGCGCCTGCACACCCAGGGCGGGCTCGAGCAGACCGGCAACAGCCGTGACCTGGCCATCGAGGGCCGGGGCTTCTTCCAGGTGATGATGCCGGACGGCACCACCGCCTACACCCGTGACGGCAGCTTCCAGCTGGACCAGAACGGCCAGATGGTCACCGCCAACGGCTATCCACTGGAGCCGGGCATCGTCATCCCGCCGAACGCCCTGTCGGTGAACATCGGCGAGGATGGCATCGTGTCGGTCAAGGTGCCGGGCGACAGCGAGCTTCAGGAAGTCGGCCAGGTCACCCTCTCCACCTTCGTTAATCCCACCGGGCTGGAGAGCCTCGGCGGCAATCTGTATGCCGAGACCACCGCCTCCGGGCCGCGCACCGAGGATATTCCCGGCATGAACGGCACCGGCAGCATCATGCAGAACTACGTCGAGACCTCCAACGTCAGCGTGGTCAAGGAAATGGTCAGCATGATCCAGACCCAGCGTGCCTACGAGATCAACAGCAAGGCCGTGCAGACCAGCGACGAGATGCTCTCGCGCCTGGCCCAGCTGTGA
- a CDS encoding flagellar basal body rod protein FlgF: protein MDRILYTAMSGARQSMEQQAVVSHNLANASTTGFRAQLHAMRAVPVEGDGRLDTRASVAASTPGADTSSGPMTRTGRTLDVAMKGDAWLAVQAPDGTEAYTRRGDLQVDGDGLLRSAGHPVIGEGGPVQVPLGAQVSLGADGTISAIAPGQGPDALVPVGRLKLATPGPDGLERGVDGLFRPPGQDGQPGLLPADDDAKLISGALEGSNVNPVETMVSMIDVARRYEMQTKVMSTADENDQRANSLLSLS from the coding sequence ATGGATCGCATCCTCTATACCGCCATGAGCGGCGCGCGCCAGAGCATGGAGCAGCAGGCGGTGGTCAGCCACAACCTGGCCAACGCCTCGACCACCGGCTTTCGCGCCCAGCTGCATGCGATGCGCGCGGTGCCGGTGGAGGGCGACGGGCGCCTGGACACTCGCGCCTCGGTGGCGGCATCCACGCCGGGCGCCGATACCTCGTCTGGCCCGATGACCCGCACCGGCCGCACCCTGGACGTGGCGATGAAGGGCGATGCCTGGCTCGCCGTCCAGGCCCCCGACGGCACCGAGGCCTACACCCGCCGCGGCGACCTCCAGGTCGATGGCGACGGTCTGCTGCGCAGCGCCGGCCATCCGGTGATCGGCGAGGGCGGCCCCGTCCAGGTGCCCCTGGGCGCGCAGGTCTCGCTGGGCGCCGACGGCACGATCAGTGCCATCGCCCCCGGCCAGGGGCCCGACGCCCTGGTGCCGGTGGGTCGCCTCAAGCTGGCCACGCCGGGGCCCGATGGGTTGGAGCGCGGCGTCGATGGCCTCTTTCGCCCCCCCGGCCAGGACGGCCAGCCCGGCCTGCTGCCGGCGGATGACGATGCCAAGCTGATCAGCGGTGCGCTCGAGGGCAGCAACGTCAATCCGGTGGAGACCATGGTGTCGATGATCGACGTGGCGCGCCGTTACGAGATGCAGACCAAGGTCATGAGCACCGCCGACGAGAACGATCAGCGGGCCAACAGCCTGCTCTCGCTGAGCTGA
- the flgE gene encoding flagellar hook protein FlgE, with protein MGFSQALSGLNAASSSLDVLGNNIANSQTVGYKSSGAQFADIYAGSTGLGTQVSAVLQDFSDGNIENTGRNLDLAISGDGFYRFQQEGEVVYSRNGQLSMTADGYLENAQGARIMGYGLNAANEVQAGGQPEVIQVPADDMPASATANVATSFNLDARETVGEGLSQATVSTDMTDPAGTEQTLDYQFSNNFAVYDSLGNPRNVTVYYQKAQLVDNSQATPRDVFLDASTGNRVYDNGGTYEDQGGTALTPQPAAADLSPVEEANTWNAKVAMDGHYNAANDFTVAFDTNGQLETINGAAANVGNMPAINVTADNTTPLGAGPADMAFALDITGSTQFGNTSATNSLTQDGYTSGALVGISIQDDGTVMRNYANEQSIPAGQIALANFRNPEGLEAVGDNAWRSTAASGQELVGEAGTGVLGTITSGAIETSNVDLASELVDMIVTQRAYQANSQTISTQDEVLQAAINLSR; from the coding sequence ATGGGCTTCTCACAAGCGCTCAGCGGCCTGAACGCCGCCTCCTCCAGCCTCGACGTGCTGGGCAACAACATCGCCAACTCCCAGACCGTGGGCTACAAGAGCTCCGGCGCCCAGTTCGCCGATATCTATGCCGGCTCCACCGGCCTGGGTACACAGGTCTCGGCCGTGCTGCAGGACTTCAGCGACGGCAATATAGAGAACACCGGCCGCAACCTGGACCTGGCGATCAGCGGCGACGGCTTCTATCGCTTCCAGCAGGAAGGCGAAGTGGTGTACTCGCGCAACGGTCAGCTGTCCATGACCGCCGACGGCTACCTGGAAAATGCCCAGGGCGCACGGATCATGGGCTACGGGCTCAATGCCGCGAATGAGGTCCAGGCCGGCGGCCAGCCCGAGGTGATTCAGGTGCCCGCCGACGACATGCCGGCCAGTGCGACGGCCAATGTCGCGACCTCCTTCAACCTGGATGCGCGTGAGACGGTCGGTGAAGGACTCAGCCAGGCCACGGTCTCGACCGACATGACGGACCCGGCGGGCACCGAGCAGACCCTCGACTATCAGTTCTCGAACAACTTCGCGGTCTACGACTCGCTGGGCAATCCGCGCAACGTCACCGTCTACTACCAGAAGGCGCAGCTGGTCGATAACAGCCAGGCTACCCCTCGCGATGTGTTCCTCGATGCTTCTACCGGCAATCGTGTCTATGACAACGGTGGTACGTACGAGGACCAAGGGGGGACGGCCTTGACACCACAGCCTGCCGCGGCTGACCTCTCGCCGGTCGAAGAAGCTAATACCTGGAACGCCAAGGTGGCCATGGATGGCCATTACAACGCCGCCAACGACTTCACGGTGGCCTTCGACACCAATGGTCAGCTGGAGACCATCAATGGCGCAGCGGCAAACGTGGGCAACATGCCGGCCATCAACGTGACCGCTGACAATACGACGCCGCTTGGCGCCGGCCCGGCCGATATGGCGTTCGCTCTCGATATCACCGGCTCCACCCAGTTCGGCAATACCTCCGCGACCAACTCCCTGACCCAGGATGGCTACACCTCCGGGGCCCTGGTGGGCATCTCCATTCAGGACGACGGAACCGTGATGCGCAACTACGCCAACGAGCAGTCGATACCGGCCGGCCAGATCGCCCTGGCCAACTTCCGCAACCCGGAAGGGCTCGAGGCGGTCGGCGACAACGCCTGGCGCTCCACCGCGGCGTCGGGCCAGGAGCTGGTCGGCGAGGCCGGTACCGGCGTGCTGGGCACCATCACCTCGGGAGCGATCGAGACCTCCAACGTGGACCTGGCCAGCGAGCTGGTCGACATGATCGTCACCCAGCGGGCCTACCAGGCCAATTCCCAGACCATCTCCACCCAGGACGAGGTCCTGCAGGCCGCCATCAACCTGAGCCGCTAA
- the flgD gene encoding flagellar hook assembly protein FlgD, protein MASTIDSGVLNGLNGGASGANRAGGGSGLTSAQSDELRNNFMTMLVTQLKNQDPMDPMKNEEMTSQLAQINTVSGIEKLNDSLSEITSQIDAGRTLQATALIGQGVMVPGNRVLLDQNDAGDVTTTPMGVELAAPADRVKVTVTNGAGQVVNAYDLGAMDAGVQSFSWDGKTSDGQVAADGAYQFRVEASQGDSPVSVESLNYAMVNSVTPSPDGDVRLDLGAVYGQVGLGDIKQIL, encoded by the coding sequence ATGGCATCCACCATCGATTCCGGCGTGCTCAACGGCCTCAATGGCGGCGCCTCCGGGGCGAACCGGGCCGGCGGCGGCTCGGGGCTGACGTCTGCCCAGTCCGACGAGCTGCGCAACAACTTCATGACCATGCTGGTGACCCAGCTTAAGAACCAGGATCCGATGGATCCGATGAAAAACGAGGAGATGACCTCCCAGCTGGCGCAGATCAACACCGTCAGCGGCATCGAGAAGCTCAACGACTCGCTGTCCGAGATCACCAGCCAGATCGACGCCGGGCGCACGCTGCAGGCCACGGCGCTGATCGGGCAGGGCGTGATGGTGCCCGGCAACCGGGTGCTGCTCGACCAGAACGATGCGGGTGACGTGACCACCACGCCCATGGGCGTCGAGCTGGCCGCCCCGGCCGACCGGGTCAAGGTGACCGTCACCAACGGCGCCGGTCAGGTGGTCAATGCCTATGACCTGGGGGCCATGGACGCCGGCGTGCAGTCCTTCAGCTGGGACGGCAAGACCAGCGACGGCCAGGTCGCCGCCGATGGTGCCTACCAGTTCCGCGTCGAAGCCAGCCAGGGCGACAGCCCGGTATCGGTCGAGTCGCTCAACTACGCCATGGTCAACAGCGTCACGCCGTCCCCGGACGGTGATGTCCGGCTCGACCTCGGCGCCGTCTACGGCCAGGTGGGGCTTGGGGACATCAAGCAGATTCTGTGA
- the flgC gene encoding flagellar basal body rod protein FlgC yields the protein MSMFSVFDISGSAMSAQSQRMNVTASNLANADSVAGPDGEAYRAKQVMFESQAASRRGVGGVGVREVVEDPAPLRREYRPEHPLADEQGYVSLPNVDPVAEMANMISASRSYQANVEVMNTNKQLMLKTLTLGEG from the coding sequence ATGTCGATGTTTTCCGTGTTCGATATCTCCGGCTCGGCGATGAGCGCCCAGTCGCAGCGCATGAACGTCACCGCCAGCAACCTGGCCAACGCCGACAGCGTGGCCGGCCCCGACGGCGAGGCCTATCGCGCCAAGCAGGTGATGTTCGAGAGCCAAGCCGCCTCGCGCCGTGGCGTGGGTGGCGTCGGGGTGCGCGAGGTGGTCGAGGACCCGGCGCCGCTGCGCCGGGAGTATCGCCCCGAGCACCCGCTGGCCGACGAGCAGGGCTACGTGAGCCTGCCCAACGTCGATCCCGTGGCGGAGATGGCCAACATGATCTCCGCCTCCCGTTCCTATCAGGCCAACGTCGAGGTCATGAACACCAACAAGCAGTTGATGCTCAAGACCCTGACCCTGGGCGAGGGCTGA
- the flgB gene encoding flagellar basal body rod protein FlgB: MIDQLEASLNFSQQALSLRHERQKVLASNIANADTPGYKARDMDFGAELAKATRQGGAGAGGGLSLARTDGGHLAGQGMPSPRGELLYRVPDQPSLDGNTVDMDRERTAFADNSVRYQASLTLLNSRIQGLKKAMQPE; the protein is encoded by the coding sequence ATGATCGATCAGCTCGAAGCCTCCCTCAACTTCTCCCAGCAGGCCCTGAGCCTGCGCCATGAGCGACAGAAGGTGCTGGCCAGCAACATCGCCAACGCCGATACCCCGGGCTACAAGGCCCGCGACATGGACTTCGGTGCCGAACTGGCCAAGGCGACCCGTCAGGGCGGTGCCGGTGCGGGCGGCGGGCTGTCGCTCGCGCGCACCGACGGCGGCCATCTGGCCGGCCAGGGCATGCCGTCGCCGCGCGGGGAGCTGCTCTATCGGGTGCCGGACCAGCCGAGCCTCGATGGCAACACCGTCGATATGGACCGCGAGCGCACCGCCTTCGCGGACAACTCGGTGCGCTATCAGGCCTCGCTGACGCTCCTCAACAGTCGTATCCAGGGCCTCAAGAAGGCCATGCAACCCGAATAA
- the flgA gene encoding flagellar basal body P-ring formation chaperone FlgA, with protein sequence MSRLIRRCLLPLLLLAALPASAEDTAMLDAVRAFLTAEAAPLGDEVSVTLYPPAAHFPTCHQPTPFLRDTSRAPLGRLSVGVRCSGEDRRTRYLQAEVSVIGRYPVTAHAIEAGTRLTRDDLEERRGELDRLPRRALRSVEAIVGQEARRSLAAGRAIQSHQVRAPRLVERGASVILEAGGQGFRVTRQAEALGAGGRGERIRVRLDDRRILEGRIIGRNRLAVEG encoded by the coding sequence ATGTCCCGATTGATCCGCCGCTGCCTGCTACCGCTGTTGCTGCTGGCCGCCCTTCCGGCGTCGGCGGAGGACACGGCGATGCTCGACGCCGTGCGCGCCTTCCTGACCGCCGAGGCCGCTCCGCTGGGCGACGAGGTCAGCGTGACGCTCTATCCGCCCGCCGCGCACTTCCCGACCTGCCATCAGCCGACCCCCTTCCTGAGGGACACGTCTCGCGCGCCGCTGGGGCGGCTGTCGGTGGGCGTACGCTGCTCGGGCGAAGACCGCCGGACGCGCTACCTGCAGGCCGAGGTCAGCGTGATCGGCCGCTATCCGGTCACGGCGCATGCCATCGAGGCCGGCACGCGGCTGACGCGCGACGATCTGGAGGAACGGCGGGGAGAGCTCGATCGGCTGCCCAGGCGGGCGCTGCGATCCGTCGAGGCGATCGTCGGCCAGGAGGCGCGCCGCTCGCTGGCGGCGGGTCGTGCGATCCAGTCCCACCAGGTGCGGGCACCACGGCTGGTCGAGCGCGGCGCGAGCGTGATCCTGGAGGCCGGCGGCCAGGGCTTTCGCGTCACCCGCCAGGCCGAGGCGCTCGGTGCCGGCGGTCGCGGGGAGCGTATCCGAGTGCGGCTGGACGACCGCCGCATCCTCGAGGGGCGCATCATCGGTCGCAACCGGCTGGCCGTGGAGGGCTGA
- the flgM gene encoding flagellar biosynthesis anti-sigma factor FlgM: MKVDNHHPLRPGQVESRDTTRQTRETPAAGQDAPEPATSTHLRQGATDPSRDIDAARVNELREAIRDGQLEIKPERIADGLIASVQNLLADEGETQ, from the coding sequence GTGAAAGTCGACAATCACCATCCCCTGCGCCCCGGACAGGTCGAGTCACGCGACACGACGCGCCAGACCCGGGAAACGCCCGCGGCGGGGCAGGACGCCCCGGAACCGGCCACCTCGACGCACCTGCGCCAGGGCGCCACCGACCCGAGCCGTGACATCGACGCCGCCCGGGTCAACGAGCTGCGCGAAGCCATTCGCGACGGCCAGCTGGAGATCAAGCCGGAGCGCATCGCCGATGGCCTGATCGCCAGCGTGCAGAATCTGCTGGCCGACGAGGGCGAGACTCAGTGA
- a CDS encoding flagella synthesis protein FlgN — MSLQRLLDGQAERLARLGRLLEEEQGLLVAGEIDGRRLNALAEEKTAVQQDLEETEQTRARVQRQLGYAEGTEGARQAAADAGCLDGWQAMLNQARHIARLNERNGRLLELRMRHNQQMLDTIHRLADPDTYSADGRTGLQSRRLDARA, encoded by the coding sequence GTGAGCCTGCAGCGACTCCTCGACGGCCAGGCCGAACGCCTGGCACGCCTGGGGCGGCTGCTCGAGGAAGAGCAGGGCCTGCTGGTGGCCGGCGAGATCGACGGCCGGCGCCTCAATGCCCTGGCCGAGGAAAAGACCGCCGTCCAGCAGGACCTGGAGGAGACCGAGCAAACCCGCGCCCGGGTCCAGCGCCAACTGGGCTACGCCGAGGGCACCGAGGGCGCCCGCCAGGCCGCCGCCGACGCCGGCTGTCTCGACGGCTGGCAGGCCATGCTGAACCAGGCACGCCACATCGCCCGGCTCAACGAGCGCAACGGACGTCTGCTGGAACTGCGCATGCGCCACAACCAGCAGATGCTCGACACCATCCACCGCCTCGCCGACCCCGACACCTACTCCGCCGACGGCCGCACCGGCCTCCAGTCGCGCCGCCTCGACGCCCGGGCCTGA
- a CDS encoding EAL domain-containing protein, translating to MAGDGGGENTQGNGKQTRVQSLPAPLSRLVVEQAPFGLVLVDDAGRVRWANAGFRALLELDEEELMGRPVDGLIRYSGFLHDRHDEWVALEEGWEPARLAADPQDDGHLVLVSATPVEREQGDRLRLLSVIDPGESSAALEPGAWQRLPVRLPNVWLFEDRLEHALERADRTEGCVGLIMLRLDGHAALRETLGAAAFEALAGRVEQRLARTLRREDSLVKLRPGCWGVLIEPPLTPGGLQATVMRCLEAMEPPFRQETHPTLLTLSAGVAIYPEDGELPSQLLSSAETALERAGPSGHAFFDEALRHHLDAQLAFRQRLQDALLNPEAHFRLLYQPLIALDSGRCLGLEALLRWHHPTLGPLLPADFLPVVNELGEQVRLDRWVIATVIAQHAAWQAEGSPLAELDVAVNVDDDLLDQAVFDRRPLDLFLRQQGLERGWLSLELGQQGLIEHAASQTHLLRRLERLGVGLVANDIGAAPLDLPRLSTLPISRIKLNPRMIDSLERGGVLEALLRCFQALGVEVVLIGIETLAQLEAARALGVSLGQGNLLGTPQAPADLAGWWEARPTTA from the coding sequence ATGGCGGGCGACGGTGGCGGGGAAAATACACAGGGCAACGGCAAGCAGACACGGGTGCAGTCTCTGCCCGCTCCCCTGTCGCGTCTGGTCGTCGAGCAGGCGCCGTTCGGGCTGGTGCTGGTGGATGACGCGGGCCGGGTCCGGTGGGCCAACGCCGGTTTCCGGGCGTTGCTCGAGCTCGACGAAGAAGAGCTGATGGGGCGTCCGGTCGATGGCCTGATCCGCTACTCCGGTTTCCTGCACGACCGTCATGACGAATGGGTTGCGCTGGAAGAGGGCTGGGAGCCGGCGCGCCTCGCCGCCGATCCCCAGGACGATGGCCATCTGGTGCTGGTGAGCGCGACCCCGGTGGAGCGGGAGCAGGGCGATCGGCTGCGCCTGCTGAGCGTCATCGACCCCGGGGAATCCTCCGCCGCCCTGGAGCCCGGCGCCTGGCAGAGGCTGCCCGTGCGCCTGCCGAACGTCTGGCTGTTCGAGGACCGCCTGGAGCATGCCCTGGAGCGTGCCGATCGCACCGAAGGGTGTGTCGGGCTGATCATGCTGCGGCTCGACGGCCATGCGGCGCTGCGCGAGACGCTGGGCGCTGCGGCGTTCGAGGCGCTGGCCGGTCGTGTCGAGCAGCGTCTCGCCCGCACCCTGCGCCGCGAGGACAGCCTCGTCAAGCTGCGGCCCGGCTGCTGGGGCGTGCTGATCGAGCCGCCGCTCACGCCCGGCGGGCTCCAGGCCACGGTGATGCGCTGCCTCGAGGCCATGGAGCCGCCCTTCCGCCAGGAGACGCACCCGACCCTGCTGACCCTCTCCGCCGGGGTCGCCATCTATCCCGAGGACGGGGAGCTGCCCTCGCAGCTGTTGAGCAGTGCCGAGACGGCGCTGGAACGTGCCGGGCCCTCGGGGCACGCCTTCTTCGATGAAGCCCTGCGCCACCACCTGGACGCGCAGCTGGCGTTTCGTCAGCGGCTGCAGGACGCGCTGCTGAATCCGGAAGCGCATTTCCGACTGCTCTACCAGCCGCTGATCGCACTGGACAGCGGTCGCTGCCTGGGGCTGGAGGCGCTGCTGCGCTGGCATCATCCGACCCTGGGGCCGCTGTTGCCTGCCGATTTCCTGCCGGTGGTGAACGAACTGGGCGAACAGGTGCGTCTGGATCGTTGGGTGATCGCCACGGTGATCGCCCAGCATGCCGCCTGGCAGGCCGAGGGCTCGCCGCTGGCCGAGCTCGACGTCGCGGTGAACGTCGACGACGACCTGCTCGATCAGGCGGTGTTCGATCGTCGTCCGCTGGATCTCTTCCTCAGGCAGCAGGGGCTGGAGCGTGGCTGGCTGTCCCTCGAGCTGGGGCAGCAGGGGCTGATCGAGCATGCCGCCAGCCAGACCCATCTGCTGCGGCGTCTGGAACGTCTCGGCGTCGGCCTGGTGGCCAACGATATCGGCGCCGCGCCGCTGGATTTACCGCGTCTGTCGACGCTGCCGATATCGCGGATCAAGCTGAATCCCAGGATGATCGACTCGCTGGAGCGGGGTGGCGTGCTCGAGGCCTTGCTGCGCTGCTTTCAGGCACTCGGTGTGGAGGTCGTGCTGATCGGCATCGAGACACTGGCCCAGCTGGAGGCCGCGCGTGCGCTGGGGGTATCGCTGGGGCAAGGTAACCTGCTGGGCACGCCCCAGGCGCCGGCCGACCTGGCGGGTTGGTGGGAGGCGCGCCCGACGACGGCCTGA